A region of Streptomyces cinnamoneus DNA encodes the following proteins:
- a CDS encoding GTP-binding protein encodes MVFGRSDRRERSAVAPVALKLLVAGGFGVGKTTLVGAISEIKPLRTEELLTEAGRPVDDTSGVEGKRTTTVAMDFGRITLRDDLVLYLFGTPGQDRFWFLWDELAQGALGAVVLADTRRLEDCFAAVDYFERRGIPFTLAVNCFDGAVRYPEEAVRDALDLDPGVPVLLCDARERESVKDVLVSVVEHAMAGGLTGARAAAV; translated from the coding sequence ATGGTTTTCGGGCGCTCTGACCGCCGTGAACGGTCCGCGGTCGCCCCGGTGGCCCTCAAGCTCCTGGTCGCCGGCGGCTTCGGCGTGGGCAAGACCACCCTGGTCGGTGCCATCAGCGAGATCAAGCCGCTGCGCACCGAGGAACTGCTCACCGAGGCGGGCCGCCCGGTGGACGACACCTCGGGCGTCGAGGGCAAGCGCACCACCACCGTGGCCATGGACTTCGGACGGATCACCCTCCGCGACGACCTGGTCCTCTACCTCTTCGGCACGCCCGGCCAGGACCGCTTCTGGTTCCTGTGGGACGAGCTGGCGCAGGGCGCCCTCGGGGCGGTCGTGCTCGCCGACACCCGTCGGCTCGAGGACTGCTTCGCCGCCGTCGACTACTTCGAGCGGCGCGGCATCCCCTTCACCCTCGCGGTCAACTGCTTCGACGGCGCCGTCCGCTACCCCGAGGAGGCCGTGCGCGACGCGCTCGACCTCGACCCGGGCGTACCGGTCCTGCTGTGCGACGCCCGCGAGCGGGAGTCGGTGAAGGACGTCCTCGTCTCCGTCGTCGAGCACGCCATGGCCGGAGGCCTCACCGGCGCGCGGGCCGCGGCTGTCTGA
- a CDS encoding DUF979 domain-containing protein, with the protein MIRAEWFFWLVGGVFLVMAAQMLADRTNPKRLGTAAFWALLGLGFCYSTGVADKSAPAEPLGAAVLVMICLAGFGFTGRGAARTTTAEERAASAARYGNKLFVPALTIPAVALVCAVVVKKVSAGGQPLLQKGSETVLGLGIGALIALVVGMVMLRERRLSIPVHAGRSTLESVGPVMLLPQLLATLGAIFALAGVGDQVRRGTTVLLPEGSVLLAVVVYCVGMFLFTAVMGNAFAAFPVMTAAVGWPVLVEQAHGDAPAVLAVGMLAGFCGTLVTPMAANYNIVPAALLELTDQYGPIKAQLPTAFVLLGCNIAIMSVFAF; encoded by the coding sequence ATGATCAGAGCGGAGTGGTTCTTCTGGCTCGTCGGCGGCGTCTTCCTGGTGATGGCCGCCCAGATGCTCGCCGACCGCACGAACCCCAAGCGCCTGGGCACGGCGGCCTTCTGGGCGCTGCTGGGCCTCGGCTTCTGCTACAGCACCGGGGTGGCCGACAAGAGCGCGCCGGCCGAACCCCTGGGCGCCGCCGTCCTGGTCATGATCTGCCTCGCCGGCTTCGGCTTCACCGGGCGCGGCGCGGCCCGGACCACCACGGCGGAGGAACGCGCCGCCAGCGCCGCGCGGTACGGCAACAAGCTCTTCGTGCCCGCCCTGACCATCCCCGCCGTCGCGCTCGTCTGCGCGGTCGTCGTCAAGAAGGTCTCCGCCGGCGGCCAGCCGCTCCTGCAGAAGGGCAGCGAGACCGTCCTGGGGCTCGGCATCGGTGCGCTGATCGCGCTCGTCGTCGGCATGGTGATGCTGCGGGAACGGCGCCTGTCGATCCCCGTGCACGCCGGGAGGTCGACACTGGAGTCCGTGGGCCCGGTCATGCTGCTGCCCCAGCTGCTCGCCACCCTCGGGGCGATCTTCGCCCTGGCCGGAGTCGGCGACCAGGTCCGCCGCGGCACCACCGTGCTGCTGCCGGAGGGCTCGGTCCTCCTCGCGGTCGTCGTCTACTGCGTCGGCATGTTCCTCTTCACCGCCGTCATGGGCAACGCCTTCGCCGCCTTCCCCGTGATGACGGCCGCCGTCGGCTGGCCGGTCCTCGTGGAGCAGGCCCACGGCGACGCCCCCGCCGTCCTCGCCGTCGGCATGCTCGCCGGCTTCTGCGGCACCCTCGTGACCCCCATGGCCGCCAACTACAACATCGTCCCCGCCGCCCTGCTGGAGCTGACGGACCAGTACGGGCCCATCAAGGCCCAACTCCCGACGGCGTTCGTCCTACTCGGTTGCAATATAGCCATCATGTCCGTTTTCGCCTTCTGA
- a CDS encoding roadblock/LC7 domain-containing protein yields the protein MTAPKAVIRNAEPGHHGASAGSGDLNWLLDELVERVTTVRKALVLSGDGLARGSSKDLTREDGEHLAAVASGFHSLAKGVGRHFEAGEVRQTVVELDQAFLFVTAAGDGSCLAVLADADSDIGLVAYEMTLLVKRVGAHLGTAPRTGVADE from the coding sequence ATGACCGCACCGAAGGCCGTGATACGCAACGCCGAGCCGGGCCACCACGGGGCATCCGCCGGCTCCGGCGACCTGAACTGGCTCCTCGACGAACTCGTCGAGCGCGTCACCACCGTCCGCAAGGCGCTCGTCCTCTCCGGCGACGGCCTGGCCCGTGGCTCCTCGAAGGACCTCACCCGTGAGGACGGCGAGCACCTCGCCGCCGTCGCCTCCGGCTTCCACAGCCTCGCCAAGGGTGTGGGCCGGCACTTCGAGGCCGGCGAGGTACGCCAGACCGTGGTCGAACTGGACCAGGCGTTCCTGTTCGTCACCGCCGCCGGCGACGGCAGCTGCCTGGCCGTCCTCGCCGACGCCGACTCCGACATCGGGCTGGTGGCCTACGAGATGACGCTGCTCGTCAAGCGCGTGGGAGCCCACCTGGGCACGGCTCCGCGAACCGGCGTCGCCGACGAGTGA
- a CDS encoding DUF742 domain-containing protein gives MTGDRGQAAHWYDDAAGPVVRPYAMTRGRTRSPAEDRLDLIALVVAEELLVAHPGGAHAIADHTLSPEHLDIADLARQGPQSVAELAAGLDLPVGVVRVLVGDLMDGGYVRVSRPVPPAELPDEGILREVIDGLRAL, from the coding sequence ATGACCGGAGACCGGGGGCAGGCGGCCCACTGGTACGACGACGCGGCGGGCCCGGTGGTCCGCCCGTACGCCATGACCCGTGGCCGCACCCGCAGCCCCGCCGAGGACCGGCTCGACCTGATCGCGCTGGTCGTCGCCGAGGAGTTACTGGTCGCGCACCCCGGCGGTGCGCACGCCATCGCGGACCACACGCTCTCCCCGGAACACCTCGACATCGCCGACCTCGCCCGGCAGGGGCCCCAGTCCGTCGCCGAACTGGCCGCCGGGCTGGACCTCCCCGTGGGCGTGGTGCGCGTCCTCGTCGGCGACCTGATGGACGGCGGGTACGTCCGCGTCTCCCGCCCCGTCCCGCCGGCGGAGCTGCCCGACGAGGGCATCCTGCGCGAGGTGATCGACGGCCTGCGTGCCCTGTGA
- a CDS encoding DUF969 domain-containing protein, translating to MLVLLGVLVVVAGFATRRNPLLVVGAAGIVTGLLGGLSPREVLAAFGTGFAGSRAVTVFAITLPVIGLLERHGLQEQARNLITRFSGLTTGRFLALYLLLRQITAALGLGGVFGHAQTVRPLAAPMAEGAARGRHALTDKAREKVRSYAASADNVGFFFGEDVFLAVGSILLITGFVNTTYHTHLEPLDLALWAIPTALCALAVHGWRLLRLDRTLERALPGAPRSAPADEVAK from the coding sequence ATGCTCGTACTCCTGGGCGTCCTCGTGGTGGTGGCCGGCTTCGCCACGAGACGCAACCCCCTTCTGGTCGTCGGCGCGGCCGGCATCGTCACCGGCCTGCTGGGCGGCCTGTCGCCGCGGGAGGTCCTGGCGGCCTTCGGCACGGGTTTCGCCGGCAGCCGCGCGGTGACCGTCTTCGCCATCACCCTCCCCGTCATCGGCCTCCTGGAGCGCCACGGGCTCCAGGAACAGGCCCGGAACCTGATCACCCGCTTCAGCGGCCTCACCACCGGCCGCTTCCTCGCCCTCTACCTCCTGCTGCGCCAGATCACGGCCGCCCTCGGCCTGGGCGGCGTGTTCGGCCACGCCCAGACCGTACGGCCGCTCGCGGCGCCCATGGCCGAGGGCGCGGCCCGGGGCCGCCACGCGCTGACCGACAAGGCCCGCGAGAAGGTGCGCTCCTACGCCGCCAGCGCCGACAACGTCGGCTTCTTCTTCGGGGAGGACGTCTTCCTCGCCGTCGGCTCGATCCTGCTGATCACCGGCTTCGTCAACACGACGTACCACACGCACCTGGAACCGCTCGACCTCGCGCTGTGGGCGATCCCGACGGCCCTGTGCGCCCTGGCCGTTCACGGCTGGCGGCTGCTGCGCCTGGACCGCACGCTGGAGCGCGCGCTCCCCGGCGCACCGCGATCCGCACCCGCTGACGAGGTGGCCAAATGA
- a CDS encoding GntR family transcriptional regulator, with protein sequence MARSTAQRVAAALRDRIEGGDLPPGTQLSEEALGRELGVSRNTLREAFRLLVHEGLVVHLLNRGVFVRVLEPADVTDIYRVRAALETAGVRAAATAPAPLRDAVTAAVEEAEQAAGADDWQRVGTADLRFHRALAALAGSARIDAAMERLMAELRLAFHEMPSPRHFHEPFVGRNRALAGLLAKGEHARAEAELTAYLDDARRLILDTMREEER encoded by the coding sequence ATGGCCCGTTCCACCGCGCAACGCGTCGCCGCGGCGCTGCGCGACCGCATCGAGGGCGGGGACCTGCCGCCCGGCACCCAGCTGTCGGAGGAGGCCCTGGGCCGGGAGCTCGGGGTGTCCCGCAACACGCTGCGCGAGGCCTTCCGGCTGCTGGTCCACGAGGGTCTCGTGGTGCACCTGCTGAACCGCGGGGTGTTCGTCAGGGTCCTGGAGCCCGCCGACGTCACGGACATCTACCGCGTCCGCGCGGCCCTGGAGACCGCCGGCGTCCGGGCCGCCGCCACCGCCCCGGCCCCCCTGCGGGACGCCGTCACGGCGGCGGTGGAGGAGGCCGAACAGGCCGCGGGCGCCGACGACTGGCAGCGGGTGGGCACGGCCGACCTGCGCTTCCACCGCGCGCTCGCCGCCCTGGCCGGCAGCGCCCGCATCGACGCCGCGATGGAACGGCTCATGGCCGAACTGCGCCTGGCCTTCCACGAGATGCCCTCGCCCCGGCACTTCCACGAGCCGTTCGTCGGCCGCAACCGCGCCCTGGCCGGACTGCTCGCGAAGGGTGAGCACGCACGGGCCGAGGCGGAGCTGACCGCCTATCTGGACGACGCCCGCCGGCTCATCCTGGACACCATGCGGGAGGAGGAGCGATGA
- a CDS encoding M15 family metallopeptidase, which yields MVKLSAVCRALALPFAVLASLVSAPAAQAGPAPKAPPGFVSLAEVDPTIVQEMRYFTPHNFTGHRVDGYRRPTCLLTRPAAESLHRVQRAMLRRGLSLKVYDCYRPQRAVNDFVAWAKDLDDTRMKTEFYPRVDKSRLFADGYIAEKSGHSRGSTMDLTIVRLPALPTRPYVPGERLAPCFAPRSERFPDNSVDMGTGFDCFDTLSHTLDPRIQGRQRANRLLLKSAMEKAGFTNLAEEWWHYTLRDEPYPATYFDFPVR from the coding sequence ATGGTGAAACTTTCCGCTGTGTGCCGTGCCCTCGCCTTACCGTTCGCCGTGCTGGCCTCGCTGGTGTCCGCGCCGGCAGCGCAGGCGGGGCCGGCGCCGAAGGCGCCCCCGGGGTTCGTCTCCCTCGCCGAGGTGGACCCGACGATCGTTCAGGAGATGCGTTACTTCACCCCGCACAACTTCACCGGTCACCGCGTCGACGGCTATCGGCGTCCCACGTGCCTGCTGACCAGACCCGCCGCCGAGTCGCTGCACCGGGTGCAGCGGGCCATGCTGCGGCGGGGCCTTTCGCTCAAGGTCTACGACTGCTACCGGCCGCAGCGCGCGGTGAACGACTTCGTGGCATGGGCGAAGGACCTGGACGACACGCGGATGAAGACGGAGTTCTATCCGCGGGTGGACAAGTCGCGGCTGTTCGCGGACGGCTACATCGCGGAGAAGTCGGGCCACAGCAGGGGCAGCACGATGGACCTGACGATCGTGCGGCTGCCGGCCCTGCCGACGCGGCCGTACGTACCGGGCGAGCGGCTCGCCCCCTGCTTCGCCCCCCGGTCCGAGCGCTTCCCCGACAACTCCGTCGACATGGGCACGGGATTCGACTGCTTCGACACCCTGTCCCACACGCTCGACCCGAGGATCCAGGGCCGGCAGCGGGCCAACCGGCTGCTGCTGAAGTCCGCCATGGAGAAGGCGGGCTTCACCAACCTCGCCGAGGAGTGGTGGCACTACACGCTCCGCGACGAGCCCTACCCCGCCACCTACTTCGACTTCCCCGTGCGCTGA
- a CDS encoding biotin-dependent carboxyltransferase family protein — MPVNALTVVRAGALTTVQDLGRPGYAHLGVPRSGALDEPAHRLANRLVGNAARCATLETTVNGCALRTGAAVTFAVTGAPCPVRVDGRPGAWGAPVRAPAGAVVEVGPASAGLRSYLAFAGGVAVPPVLGSRSRDLLSGLGPEPLVDGASLPLGPVCGPPGAADAVPCAAPPTAELVLPLVPGPRDDWFTGDALRTLAGGGFRVSPASNRVGLRTEGPALRRAREGELPSEGVVLGAVQVPPDGRPVVFLADHPTTGGYPVVGVVPAPALAGAAQAVPGVAVRFVPVRG, encoded by the coding sequence GTGCCCGTGAACGCCCTCACCGTCGTCCGGGCCGGGGCGCTGACCACCGTGCAGGACCTCGGCCGGCCCGGGTACGCGCATCTGGGCGTCCCGCGCTCGGGGGCCCTCGACGAACCGGCGCACCGGCTCGCCAACCGCCTCGTCGGCAACGCCGCGCGCTGCGCCACGCTGGAGACCACCGTCAACGGCTGCGCCCTGCGCACCGGTGCGGCCGTCACGTTCGCCGTGACGGGCGCCCCCTGTCCGGTGCGCGTCGACGGGCGCCCGGGGGCGTGGGGCGCGCCGGTGCGGGCACCGGCGGGGGCGGTCGTCGAGGTGGGGCCGGCGAGCGCGGGGCTGCGCAGCTACCTCGCCTTCGCGGGCGGCGTCGCCGTGCCGCCCGTCCTGGGCAGCCGCTCCCGCGACCTGCTGTCGGGGCTCGGGCCCGAGCCGCTCGTGGACGGTGCCTCACTGCCGCTGGGGCCCGTGTGCGGCCCGCCGGGCGCGGCCGACGCCGTGCCCTGTGCCGCGCCGCCCACGGCCGAACTCGTCCTCCCGCTCGTCCCGGGTCCGCGCGACGACTGGTTCACGGGCGACGCGCTGCGGACGCTGGCGGGCGGCGGCTTCCGGGTGTCGCCGGCGAGCAACCGCGTCGGCCTGCGCACCGAGGGCCCGGCCCTGCGACGGGCCCGGGAGGGCGAACTGCCGAGCGAGGGCGTGGTCCTGGGAGCCGTGCAGGTGCCCCCGGACGGCCGGCCGGTGGTCTTCCTGGCCGACCACCCCACGACCGGCGGCTATCCCGTCGTGGGCGTGGTGCCCGCGCCGGCGCTGGCCGGGGCGGCCCAGGCGGTGCCCGGAGTGGCGGTGCGGTTCGTGCCGGTACGGGGATGA
- a CDS encoding sensor histidine kinase, which translates to MRFRGKSIRRKIVALLLVPLVSLTSLWAFATAITGSEALQLLAVADATRKVGYPTESLVRALQKERRQTLVLLADTRRADVLAELRAQQRNTDKMIAAFRSHVDGDVRDVMSADATRRFHAIEKGLDGIEGLRRQVEDGTIARHAAFAAYNDLVDPHYDFLDSLSVVRDSDIDRQGRALIGIVRAREAVAREDALLAAAFADGTMSRQDLRAFSDRVAERNVLYSTNLAVLPAGERKIINDYWRTAHARALVAAEDTVILAGAQRAAHSLEPQRWQATVTPVLDDLSRMATESGQRYGDRVEPVALGILGKAAVAGVLGLAALVASLVISFRVGRGLVRDLRRLRKEAHEVSGVRLPSVMRRLAAGEQIDVEAEAPRLAYGPDELGQVGQALNTLQRAAVEAAVKQADMRRGVSDVFVNLARRAQVLLHRQLNLLDTMERRTEDTGELADLFRLDHLTTRMRRHAEGLVILSGAAPSRQWRKPIRLMDVVRAAVAEVEDYERIEVRRLPRLALSGPAVSDLTHLLAELLENATVFSPPHTAVQVHGERVSNGFALEIDDRGLGMTPEALLEANLRLAETPEFELSDTDRLGLFVVSRLAQRQGVRVSLQPSPYGGTTAVVLIPSALLIEAGPGAADEDTGSQVLPPHARPAAKAVGPGARQAAPDGPAEPASPHRRFVADPGDGAGGEGVRSLRGLPAPPVAAGEEHHQAADTVAPLPRRRPPALVSENGRTVTGRPGPAGPPAAGPEDERTPTGGLPRRVRQASLAPQLKDSAAAGARTAPQPGGPAAERDAEEVRARMAALQQGWRRGREDNGTTNSPSTAAPGTTTEGDGR; encoded by the coding sequence ATGCGCTTTCGCGGGAAGTCGATCCGCCGGAAGATCGTGGCGCTGCTGCTGGTGCCGCTGGTGTCCCTGACCTCCCTGTGGGCCTTCGCCACGGCCATCACCGGCAGCGAGGCGCTCCAGCTGCTCGCGGTGGCCGACGCCACGCGCAAGGTCGGCTACCCCACCGAGAGCCTGGTCCGCGCCCTGCAGAAGGAGCGCCGGCAGACACTGGTCCTCCTCGCCGACACCCGCCGCGCGGACGTCCTGGCCGAACTGCGCGCCCAGCAGCGCAACACCGACAAGATGATCGCCGCCTTCCGCTCCCACGTGGACGGGGACGTGCGCGACGTGATGAGCGCCGACGCGACGCGGCGTTTCCACGCCATCGAGAAGGGCCTCGACGGCATCGAGGGCCTGCGGCGCCAGGTCGAGGACGGCACCATCGCCCGGCACGCCGCCTTCGCGGCGTACAACGACCTCGTCGATCCCCACTACGACTTCCTCGACAGCCTCAGCGTCGTCCGCGACAGCGACATCGACCGGCAGGGCCGCGCCCTGATCGGCATCGTGCGCGCCCGCGAGGCCGTCGCCCGCGAGGACGCCCTGCTCGCCGCGGCGTTCGCCGACGGCACCATGAGCCGGCAGGACCTGCGGGCGTTCTCCGACCGGGTCGCCGAGCGCAACGTCCTCTACAGCACCAACCTGGCGGTCCTGCCCGCCGGCGAACGCAAGATCATCAACGACTACTGGCGGACCGCCCACGCCCGCGCGCTCGTCGCCGCCGAGGACACGGTGATCCTCGCCGGGGCCCAGCGGGCGGCCCACTCGCTCGAACCCCAGCGCTGGCAGGCCACGGTCACCCCCGTCCTCGACGACCTCAGCCGGATGGCCACCGAGTCCGGCCAGCGCTACGGCGACCGGGTCGAGCCCGTGGCCCTGGGCATCCTCGGCAAGGCCGCCGTCGCGGGCGTCCTCGGCCTCGCCGCCCTCGTCGCCTCGCTCGTCATCTCCTTCCGCGTCGGCCGCGGCCTGGTGCGCGACCTGCGCCGGCTCCGCAAGGAGGCCCACGAGGTCTCCGGCGTCCGGCTGCCCAGCGTGATGCGCCGCCTCGCCGCCGGCGAGCAGATCGACGTCGAGGCCGAGGCCCCGCGGCTCGCGTACGGCCCCGACGAGCTCGGCCAGGTCGGCCAGGCCCTCAACACCCTCCAGCGGGCCGCCGTCGAAGCGGCCGTCAAACAGGCCGACATGCGCCGCGGCGTCTCCGATGTCTTCGTCAACCTCGCCCGCCGCGCCCAGGTCCTGCTGCACCGTCAGCTGAACCTCCTGGACACGATGGAGCGCCGCACCGAGGACACCGGTGAGCTCGCCGACCTCTTCCGCCTCGACCACCTGACCACGCGCATGCGCCGGCACGCCGAGGGCCTGGTCATCCTCTCCGGCGCCGCCCCCTCCCGTCAGTGGCGCAAACCGATCCGCCTCATGGACGTCGTGCGCGCCGCCGTCGCCGAGGTGGAGGACTACGAGCGCATCGAGGTGCGCCGGCTGCCGCGCCTGGCCCTCAGCGGCCCGGCCGTCTCCGACCTCACCCACCTCCTCGCCGAACTCCTGGAGAACGCCACCGTCTTCTCCCCGCCGCACACCGCCGTCCAGGTGCACGGCGAGCGCGTCTCCAACGGCTTCGCCCTCGAGATCGACGACCGCGGCCTCGGCATGACGCCCGAGGCCCTCCTCGAAGCCAACCTCCGGCTCGCCGAGACCCCCGAGTTCGAGCTGTCGGACACCGACCGCCTCGGCCTCTTCGTGGTCAGCCGGCTCGCCCAGCGCCAGGGCGTACGGGTCTCGCTGCAACCCTCCCCGTACGGCGGCACCACGGCCGTCGTGCTCATCCCCTCCGCCCTGCTCATCGAGGCCGGCCCGGGCGCGGCCGACGAGGACACCGGGAGCCAGGTCCTGCCGCCGCACGCGAGGCCGGCCGCCAAGGCGGTGGGCCCCGGCGCCCGGCAGGCCGCCCCCGACGGGCCGGCCGAACCCGCGTCCCCGCACCGCCGCTTCGTGGCGGACCCGGGCGACGGGGCCGGCGGCGAGGGCGTCAGGTCCCTGCGGGGCCTGCCCGCCCCGCCCGTGGCGGCCGGCGAGGAACACCACCAGGCGGCCGACACGGTCGCGCCCCTGCCCCGCCGCAGGCCGCCCGCGCTGGTCTCCGAGAACGGACGCACCGTCACCGGGCGCCCCGGACCGGCCGGTCCGCCGGCCGCCGGTCCCGAGGACGAGCGCACGCCGACCGGCGGACTGCCCCGCCGCGTGCGCCAGGCCAGCCTCGCCCCGCAGCTCAAGGACTCTGCGGCCGCCGGGGCCCGGACCGCCCCGCAGCCCGGCGGGCCGGCCGCCGAACGCGACGCCGAAGAGGTCCGGGCCCGCATGGCCGCCCTCCAGCAAGGATGGCGACGCGGGCGGGAGGACAATGGGACGACGAACTCACCGAGCACAGCAGCACCAGGAACAACAACTGAGGGGGACGGTCGATGA
- a CDS encoding glycosyltransferase family 4 protein has protein sequence MRVVIVTESFPPDVNGVAHCAWQTARHLVLRGHEPLVVAPAGPRGDEPDTGARQPGADGPCPVVRVPSVPLPGRPQVRVALPGRRLTDALTAHRAQVVHLASPFVLGARAMTAATRLGLPAVAVYPTDLGGHARAYLGVGEGLARRRLRAVHRAADRTLAPSAAAARDLAGHGVPRVWLWPRGVDSERFHPARRDPELRRALAPGGELIVGYVGRLAPEKHVELLARVCALPGVRLLVVGGGPRAARLRAALPGARFLGTRTGDELARIFASLDVFVHPGTQEAFCHTVQEAHASGVPVIAPAAGGALDLVRHARTGLLVRPHDAEALREAVQTLESAPRLRAAYGSAGRASVLGRTWAVVGDQLLGHYDEVLDERAARGCPARRATEGERL, from the coding sequence ATGCGTGTCGTCATCGTCACCGAATCGTTTCCACCCGACGTCAACGGCGTCGCCCACTGCGCCTGGCAGACCGCCCGGCACCTCGTGCTGCGCGGCCACGAGCCGCTGGTCGTCGCACCGGCCGGCCCCCGCGGAGACGAGCCGGACACCGGTGCCCGGCAGCCCGGGGCGGACGGGCCGTGCCCCGTCGTGCGCGTGCCGTCGGTGCCGCTGCCCGGCCGCCCGCAGGTCCGTGTCGCCCTGCCCGGCCGGCGTCTGACCGACGCGCTCACCGCCCACCGGGCGCAGGTCGTCCACCTGGCGAGCCCCTTCGTGCTCGGGGCCCGCGCCATGACGGCCGCCACGCGGCTCGGTCTGCCCGCCGTCGCCGTCTACCCGACCGACCTCGGCGGCCATGCCCGTGCGTACCTGGGCGTGGGCGAAGGGCTCGCCCGGCGCCGGTTGCGGGCCGTCCACCGCGCCGCCGACCGTACGCTCGCCCCCTCCGCCGCGGCCGCCCGCGACCTGGCCGGGCACGGGGTGCCCCGGGTGTGGCTCTGGCCGCGCGGCGTCGACTCCGAGCGCTTCCACCCCGCCCGCCGGGACCCCGAGCTGCGCCGCGCCCTCGCGCCCGGCGGCGAGCTGATCGTCGGATATGTGGGCCGCCTCGCCCCCGAGAAGCACGTCGAGCTGCTGGCGCGGGTCTGCGCGCTGCCGGGTGTCCGCCTCCTCGTCGTGGGCGGGGGCCCGCGGGCGGCCCGGCTGCGCGCCGCGCTGCCCGGCGCCCGCTTCCTGGGCACCCGCACCGGCGACGAACTCGCCCGGATCTTCGCCTCGCTCGACGTCTTCGTCCACCCCGGCACCCAGGAGGCCTTCTGCCACACCGTGCAGGAGGCGCACGCCAGCGGGGTCCCGGTGATCGCACCCGCCGCGGGCGGCGCCCTCGACCTCGTCCGGCACGCCCGCACGGGCCTGCTCGTGCGCCCGCACGACGCCGAGGCCCTGCGGGAGGCGGTGCAGACGCTGGAGTCGGCCCCCAGGCTGCGCGCCGCCTACGGCAGCGCCGGACGGGCCTCGGTCCTCGGCCGCACCTGGGCGGTCGTCGGCGACCAGCTGCTCGGCCACTACGACGAGGTGCTGGACGAACGCGCCGCCCGGGGCTGCCCGGCCCGCCGGGCGACCGAGGGCGAGCGGCTGTGA
- a CDS encoding LamB/YcsF family protein, giving the protein MTPAATNAPPGPVLDLNADLGEGFGRWQLTDDDALLSVVTSANVACGFHAGDPSTMRRVCERAAERGVRIGAQVSYRDLAGFGRRAMDVPPEELADEITYQIGALRVFARAAGSDVTYVKPHGALYNRAVGDAEQAAAVVAGVLRAGGGLPVLGLPGSRLHEAAASAGLPVVAEAFADRAYTALGTLVPRRQPGAVIPGPDAVVARSVRIARAARVTALTGEEVAVRARSLCVHGDTPGAAQLARRVREGLVAAGVRVEAFT; this is encoded by the coding sequence ATGACCCCGGCCGCCACAAACGCCCCGCCCGGGCCCGTCCTCGACCTCAACGCCGACCTCGGCGAGGGCTTCGGCCGCTGGCAGCTGACGGACGACGACGCCCTGCTGTCGGTCGTCACCAGCGCGAACGTCGCCTGCGGCTTCCACGCCGGCGACCCCTCGACGATGCGCCGGGTGTGCGAGCGCGCCGCCGAGCGGGGCGTGCGCATCGGCGCCCAGGTCTCCTACCGGGACCTCGCGGGCTTCGGGCGGCGTGCCATGGACGTGCCCCCGGAGGAGCTGGCCGACGAGATCACCTACCAGATCGGCGCGTTGCGCGTGTTCGCCCGGGCGGCCGGCTCGGACGTGACGTACGTGAAGCCGCACGGCGCCCTCTACAACCGCGCGGTCGGCGACGCCGAGCAGGCGGCCGCCGTGGTGGCGGGCGTGCTGCGTGCGGGCGGCGGCCTGCCCGTGCTGGGGCTGCCCGGTTCGCGCCTGCACGAGGCGGCCGCGAGCGCCGGACTGCCCGTGGTCGCCGAGGCGTTCGCGGACCGCGCCTACACCGCGCTCGGCACTCTGGTACCGCGCCGGCAGCCGGGGGCCGTCATCCCCGGGCCCGACGCCGTCGTCGCCCGCTCGGTCCGCATCGCCCGGGCCGCGAGGGTCACCGCGCTCACCGGCGAGGAGGTCGCCGTCCGTGCGCGTTCGCTGTGCGTGCACGGCGACACGCCCGGGGCAGCCCAGCTCGCCCGGCGGGTGCGGGAGGGCCTGGTGGCCGCCGGGGTGCGCGTCGAGGCGTTCACATGA
- a CDS encoding 5-oxoprolinase subunit B family protein has translation MTTPGPGRPRALPVGRDALLLEVGGPEEAQALHAELLRRRTAGDLPPVREIVPAARTVLLDGVADPRALAADLTRRAVPPLTTEGSAPVVLPVHYDGPDLAEVAALWGVAEDAVARIHSGCEFRVAFCGFSPGFGYLTGLPERLHVPRRATPRTAVPAGSLALAGPYTGVYPSASPGGWQLIGRTDTVLWDPDREPAALLSPGTRVRFEACP, from the coding sequence ATGACGACGCCCGGCCCCGGGAGACCGCGCGCCCTGCCAGTGGGGCGGGACGCGCTGCTGCTGGAGGTCGGCGGCCCGGAGGAGGCCCAGGCCCTGCACGCCGAGCTGCTGCGCCGGCGGACGGCGGGCGACCTGCCGCCGGTGCGCGAGATCGTGCCCGCCGCCCGCACCGTCCTGCTGGACGGGGTGGCCGACCCGCGCGCCCTCGCCGCCGACCTCACACGCCGCGCGGTGCCGCCCCTGACCACCGAGGGCTCCGCGCCGGTCGTCCTGCCCGTCCACTACGACGGCCCCGACCTCGCGGAGGTCGCGGCCCTGTGGGGCGTGGCCGAGGACGCGGTCGCGCGGATCCACTCCGGCTGCGAGTTCCGGGTGGCCTTCTGCGGCTTCTCGCCGGGATTCGGCTATCTCACCGGCCTGCCCGAGCGGCTGCACGTGCCGCGCCGGGCCACCCCGCGCACCGCCGTGCCCGCCGGTTCGCTGGCCCTCGCGGGCCCGTACACAGGCGTCTACCCGAGCGCCTCGCCGGGCGGCTGGCAGCTCATCGGCCGTACGGACACGGTGCTGTGGGACCCGGACCGGGAGCCGGCCGCGCTGCTCTCGCCCGGTACCCGGGTGCGCTTCGAGGCGTGCCCGTGA